GCGAAGCGCTCTACCATTGAGCTACAGGGGATTGGCTATTAACTTTTTGATAAACAATCTTCCTTGACAACTCTTTAATTGTTTTTCTCTCTTTAGGGCTTCCGTCTTTGATTCCAAATACTCTTTATAAATTACCTTCCATTCTCCTCTCGCCTGGGCGGTGTAATGTTTTCCAACTTTCAAATTGTGTTCTTTCAGTCTTCTGTCAATATCAGATGTCTGTCCAATATAGATCTTATTCCCCTCTGCATTATATAAAGCGTAAACAAAATAGTTCACACTAATATTTTACAGCGAAGCGTCCGCCAATTGGCGGACTACAGGGGATTATTAAATTGTGAATGTTCGGTCTCCAGGCTGAATTTTATCACAAAAAGTGGCTTCGGATATAGTCAAACAGCCGACTGTCTGATTCTGGCACAGATATCTGTATGGCAATTCGCGCAGACAAGAACACTCGAAATGAATTTATTCTTTGTCCCCTTGCAAACTTTTTTAAACCATGTTGTACTGAATGCGTATGAAAAAACTTACTCATAACAAATTTTCTCTTCCCCAGGTGGTCATTTTCGTTCTGATAGCCCTGATTATCGGCGGGGTTGGCGGTTACAAAGTCGGCAAAAAACTGACCAGCCTGGCTTACTACGCCCTGACGGAAAAAGTGGTCGCGGATAACACGGACAAAATGATCCGTTACGAAACCCAGACTGCCGTCAGCATGCTTTCCGCCATTAATAAAAAGGCGGCTACCGGGGAACTGACGCCCGCCTACGCCAATAAACTGGCCGCCGACCTTCTTCGCGACCTGCGCTACGGTGACGACCAGCAAGGTTATTTCTGGGCAGACACGACCAACGGAGTCAATGTCGTTTTGTACGGCCGGACCGATGTCGAA
The Patescibacteria group bacterium genome window above contains:
- a CDS encoding cache domain-containing protein, which codes for MKKLTHNKFSLPQVVIFVLIALIIGGVGGYKVGKKLTSLAYYALTEKVVADNTDKMIRYETQTAVSMLSAINKKAATGELTPAYANKLAADLLRDLRYGDDQQGYFWADTTNGVNVVLYGRTDVEGKNRYNDQIDGINYIQEIIAQGQKPSGGYTDYFYPKLQGSTPEAKRAYSLLSQPYQWVVGTGYYLNDIKLK
- a CDS encoding GIY-YIG nuclease family protein, yielding MNYFVYALYNAEGNKIYIGQTSDIDRRLKEHNLKVGKHYTAQARGEWKVIYKEYLESKTEALKREKQLKSCQGRLFIKKLIANPL